DNA sequence from the Sphaeramia orbicularis chromosome 13, fSphaOr1.1, whole genome shotgun sequence genome:
TATAGGAGAGATGTTACTTGATAATCGAATTacgttttaattaaaaaaaaaaaaatactggaatgTTTTTAAACTTTACTCATTTACAATTTGTTTGATATTCGATAGATCCGATtcaaaatatttacttaaatatatagattaaaaaatatatatttattgtgtggggaaaaaaaggttgTTGAGGTCAGTGTATTTGTAATTTAACTTcacgtaaaataaaataataaatagaataaatagtaGAACAAAACAGcatacaattacaaaaattacccGAAAACGTCAATTGTATTTATGAATGTTCAAATATTTAAATGAAACTGCGCAGACATTTTATttaaggggagaaaaaaaaccaaaacggaAGTCTTACTCTTGACATCCGGTAAGTAGACCGTACCCGGCCAAGATGGCGTCTCAGCAACAACAGCCTCCCGGTGGGCCGATGCCTCAACCCGGATTACAACAATCTGCCACattacaacagcaacaacaacagctcaGTCAACAACAAGACTTTGATCCAGTTCATAGATTTAAAATGCTAATTCCTCAGCTGAAGGAGAGTTTGCAGGTAATAGTCACATTCACGCCGAGCTAACACTGAGATAGGCTAACGAGCAGAGACACAGTTTGTATCGTTACATTTAAAATCTATTTTGGAAATATTAagtatttactcatttattttttatttgcagaATCTTATGAAAATTGCATCCTTGAATTTGGCCCATAACACGGCGATCGACAACGGCATGTGAGTATCTTAATATAGGGAAATGGATTAGCCTTAAATGGTCTCAGTCAGGTTCTATCTGTCAGATCCTCTACAGCCCTTTTAAGAGATTGGGATGTGTtaagtttgtgttttatttattgtattttatttctttctgtTTCAGCAAAAGCAGTGACGCTACCGTTCAGCGTTTTGACAAAAGCCTGGAGGAGTTTTATGCCCTTTGTGATCAGGTGGAGCTGTGTTTGGTAAGAAAACATCCACACATTTACAGAATCATTTTATTTATCTGTGACACCTTTACTCTCTATTTTACTTAGTTGTGTTTTgaattttgaaatttctcccTATGTATTTGTAAATTATAATAGTATTAAGAAGTAAAAGCTACATTAAACCAGCGTAAAAATAAGACCATATTGGTGAAATATTAATGTGATTTTAACATCACTCTTTGGATATGAAATTACAAATTCCTGCTTGATGATGCGTCTTGAAGGAATATCTGTATTAGAAAAAGTTTTTATCTGGAGCAAGTAAGAAGTAGTTACTAGGAATTGGTTTAATGTGAGCACTCCAAAGCCAGATCAGTCACTTAAAATTCTTCATGATACTTTTATTATAGAGAAGTTCACATTACTACAAAGAGGACACTGTCAATTaaaaaaatggggggaaaaaatggaATATTTATATGACAAGTGACACTGAAACCACTTAACTGGAAGTAAATACTACACCACAATGTACTACATGATTTTCCGATGATTTGTTAtgctgtttgttttattgttgttattgtattTGTCTGTTCAAGAGTTTTCGTGAAATTTAATAAGAAATTAAGCGAGGAAAAATGGGATAAACCTTTACTGTAATATTTAATTGTTGTGAGTTTGGACATATCCATATGCAAATTTCGCTTTGGGAATCAGGATTGACTAGTCGTTACATGCCATTGAGGAGATTTCTAATGCCTTTTTCTATGAGCCTTAAAACATATAACCCATGTGACTGTTTATTTGTAGCATGTACGCTCACTTGCActctcattttgttttttttgtcctcttctGTGCAGCGGCTGGCATACGAGTGCCTCTCCCAGAGCATCGACAGCGCCAAGCACTCACCCAACCTGGTCCCGACAGCAACCAAACCAGACACAGTGCAGACAGAGTCCATGTCTTATGCTCAGTACCTTGGGATGATTAAGTCTCAGATCACATGTGCCAAAGACATCCATAATGCTTTGCTGGAGTGTTCTAAGAAGATTGCAGGAAAAGGACAGCCTCAGGGAATGATGTAAACCTGAACTGACTccatattatttttttgcatctgttGATGTATATGACAGGGGATGGATTTCACTTTCCTTCTCTGaatatttaaatttcagttttgcaTTTTGCTGTTCAAGATCCTGTGTATTTTCACTTCTATGTTCATGTAAACCTTGTGTAAATATTTTTGACAAAATGTCATGGTCTTAAATGACCTGCAGATGGCAGCAGAGTTGTAAGTACCAGCTTACCAAACGCCACAAATcttttgtagtttatttgtattgAATAAAACCTTTCTACCAATACTGGttttctcttattattaacatgcACAAAGACAGACCTGTCCATCAATGACATCTTTACCTGGTGAcagatctgtaaaataaatgaacagGGTTCCCACAGTCATGAAAAACCTGTGGAAATAATggacttgtattttattttccaaGCCTGGGAGAAGTAATGAAATGTGTGAAAATCGTGACAAGTTTTGGAAATTTCCTCCTCTTTCAACAGAATTAGCCAGTGAAAAATACTCTACCAAAAATAATTTCTAAAAACTAAACACAGGCTAAAATTAACTGAAAATATGCCACAGAGTAGGTTACGGAAAGTCTTATAATAAAAGGTTGTGAAATTCAGACTACATAAATCCAGACAGGCAAAGTCAAACATTTCAGTGAAATGACATTACTTTTGGAAGAGTGAAATTAATCACTCTTAGGGTGGGGATTTCCCTTTGGCAAAAATTGACTGTAATACCGTAATTTAAAGCTAAAATATCGTAAATTTTCTTCATGGGGAACACGACCCTTGAGGGGACTTGTATCTTCGTTGCCTTCTACCTTATCAAATTGCTGAGGTGCTGGTaaggctttttgttgtttttcaaccTAAAACAATGCACTTCTGGGTCTATATTAGTGGAATCCTTTTAAAATACCCTATTAGCCTGATGGAGTAATAACTGACAATTACACAATGACAAAGGTTGATacaataattaacaaaaaagaCACTTTTGTTCATGTGTTAAAAGGTTGTGAATGTGCATTTCAGTTGTTGAAAAGTCATGGAAAAAGTCTtgatattttggaaaaaaaactgtgGGAACCCTGTTCAAAGCATGATGTGAAAGTGGACACAGCTACTCAAAGGTCAcaataaataaggaaaactacatgtatttaaaaaaccCTGCAGCCATAGAGCTGTACAGATCTGTGGACACTATACACACTGAGCCTTTACAAAGCTCTGTAGGATCCTATAGAACTAATAGCGTTGATATAGTAGTGTAAATGGTGGAGTTAGAGAATTGTAACCTAGGAACGTCCTATGGAATTTAAGGAGGAACCCATTTGGTTGGGGGAAAGAGGTTGTTGAGAGATAGTGCAAAGATTTCCATTTACAAGATCCTTTAGAATGTTGGACTGTTTTCTCATGAATAACGCATTATTCCCACCTGTCACATGATAAATCAGAGGTGTAGTTCAAGAGAAGTTCCTCCAAATGGTTCCATTCTTGGTCGTCTTCTATTGTGAACCTGGACTGAGTGAGACTTTGGCTCACACCACCAGCTTTATTAAACAGTATACGATCATATATATGTGAAACAGGTTTTAATGAAGTCTGATACATTAGTATATGAGAGCGGAGGCTGGTGGGCTGCAGCTGTGTAACATCTCAGACCAGTTAGAACCGCTGACAAGTGCTTGGATCCAAAAATACTACCCTGGGTGACTACAATAAAAAGCCCAACACAATACAAGGTAGCACATTTGAACCCCTCGCAGCTCCATACTACCACACAACAGAGGGAGTTTAAGTTATTTCAAGATTATTTCATTTAAGTTTCTTGTCTGTGCTCCCATGTCAGACAATTTAATAGTCAACATGCTCTTGTGtatgttaaaaaagaaaacaaaacatcctatccattttcatattttttatttttagacaacagttgTTGAcacaacttttttgtttaagCTTGAAAAAAATGTACAAGGTCAACGTCTGAATTTAATCAGATAGTGTCAAGAGTCTGTGCCGAGTTCATTAGATGAAAAACATGAGAAACCAACGTATCAATATAAAAAGGTAAAGgtattatttgtcttatttttacaAAGATTACAGaagataaaatacaaataatctaGAACGACAGGTACTGAACAACATAATTACAAACAGATATTTTAGACATCGTCTAAGTGCATTACTGGATTTCAGAAGTCACGACATTTAGCGTTTTGTTGCATGAAAAATAATGACTGTGTGAGAATGTGTCATAAAAGTAGTAGAATAAGTAGAGTAAATGCTTATCTGATACAACATACCATAAGTTTTGTTATTACCTTGTTATTGCATAATAACAGCTCTTAACAACAGTGCTTATGATATTTTGCCTATATCCATAGAGAAACTAAAAAACCTTTTATTTCCTGGTTTAAGTGAAAAATAGAAGAACCTTCTAACCTGTACTGTAACATCTACTGATACTGTTAAAGGATTACACCACTAATATGCTACATTGCACATATTACATAACAATTGATGAACAATTCTTGATTGTGTTAAAGTGCCCACATATTTCTCCATTTCTCCGTTTCTCTATTAACTATTTGACCAAATAGCAGAAGCCAAAAAATGTTTCAACAGTGATATTGTTTAAAAATCTGGGTTCCTGTGTTCTGATTCCATCCATCTCGCTGTATGACCGGAGTGTGTGTGGTTACAGAGCACCAGATTGTATTGGATATTGCTTCAGAGACTTTAATGGACACAAAGACAGATGTTTTCACGGCTTTGAAGAGCTTGCGATTCTAACATGGGTTTTACCCTCGGCCTTGGGCTTTCGTTGTTCTCTGTGAAGAAAGACAAAGCACACAGACAAATTTAACCATCATTAattactattcattcattcatttttggaaaCCCGCTTTATCGctgtagcctatcccagctacttatgggtgaaggtggggcacaccctggacatgttgccagttcatcgcagggccgacaaatagagacaaacaatcactctcacattcgcacctatgggcaatttagatttaaCCTAcccctattagtgcatgtcttagGATGGTGgtaggaagccggagtacccagaaagAACGGGgaggacatgcaaactccacctggtgttggaatcaaacctgggaccttcttgctgtgaggcacgagtgctatccactgcaccatcaCTATTCATAACCCAGAGCATCATACGAAAGCAACATACCAGCCTGAACATGCACCCTCTATCAGCATTTCCATCTTGTTTGTCATTTGAGCCTTAACTGCAGATTCTGGCCTGTCTTCAACATTGCACTGTATGCGGGTATGTACTACTGACCTGTGGGTCTGTTCAGGACCGGTGAGGGCTGCCTGGTGAACATTACGGGGTTTGGGTTCCTGCAAGCGAGACATGGACCCAGACGGCTTAAATGTGGACACCTTTTGCTGCCACTCTTGATCAAAAGTCTGTGCTTCAGCTGGGGGCAGAGGACAAAGATCATGTTAGGCAATAATTTAGCACCGGATTCTTAACATACAATAGCTGAAGAGTAAAATGATGGACGGTGTTGTGTTTAACCCTTCAGTCTGGTAAAAGGTGACCTAATGTATGCCCTGACCACGTCCAACTCAGTCATGTACTGGTCTGGAAATgtaccaataaagacccagtgctacttctatggcagcaaatgaatttttctctctatttaaccttttctaggtaatttatcaccatttattataatattatcctctattttttttgcattttgcactgtaAATCCCGTATATTCCTAttaaatttcctatatttaatttagatgttcatgaaaactcagagttgatTTAAAGGTCATtgtatcaaaataaagaaaactgaaaaaagcaagatttatcaataactgaacataaaccaagtgtgtccatccactgtcattgatccaactccatgggttttactgatgaatcaatgttgtagaagatgacagtgtttccacagtaactacagagcctctgaacgtccaaatgggtcatatctgatgaccatgaaaagatgacaaaatgcatttacaccaattatttatatgtattgataggattaatgcatcaataggtattaaacattttagatcagtacatgattttagtcgccagtggaggtttgggtctttatgggttaaatggtgaATTTTTTTAATCATCCATTTGCACTAGACACAGATTAGTCCTGGATGTAACCGACACTTGTGTGAAGATTCTTTATTTAAAGTGTAGTTTAATCCCATTCTGCTCTGCGTCAAAATTAGAAATGTCAGATTTCTTGTACAATCCAAAAAATACAGTGTACATATCATTTGGCTCATAGCATAATTAGCTAAGTCATATTTTGGGCCAAATTGTGATactgtatatggacaaaagtactgggacacattgaattcaggtgtttattttctaacaggagtctgggatacaaaacaataatgacaaatgtcaaaatatagttttatattgtgataaatatcattgcatcggttagttttgtttaaattgttatctttgcttccataatgcctcagatggtttttactcaatttctctcaacattgaatttgtttttgtttttttaacaatgactataattttaaatgttctacctctaaacttctaaaatatttttcatgctctgaatgtaaataatacttttctaccacaattaaccatctacttttggaagaaaaatctctcattaaacttttaaggaaatattgatgtttatatctcaaatcagcatgaacagcacatcttacaagctgtagacatgatgtgtccctgtatttttgtccataagtttataaacatcaataaagcGTAACTTCACTCTCTGAAACAGCTGCTTCATTTTTCAtaattggctatgacctgaaaaaaatatgacttaggaaaTTATGTTATGAAGCTAACTATATGTGCTGTTTCATCAACTGACattaaaaaatgataataaaagaTAATAGATTCCCCCATTAACATACACTCATCCATATTCTGGAAGTCCTGGTTGAACTCTCTCTCCCCAGTCTTATTGTTGAACTTCTTTTCGACAACGTGCCCTCTGTCCTGGATATGGTGACCAATGGACATCTTCTCCACACCACTCTCTGAGTCTTTTAATGCTCGCCTGGTCTCCTTGATCTTGAAAACCAACATTGGACCAGTCATCAGACAGAGATAGTGAACGAAAGGCATAATGATCTCAAAGATAAGCAGAAGGAATCTCATTAAAGTCCATTCTAACAGTAGATCTAGTGTATCTCATTAGGCTTCacttctatacatacatacactgttgccattaaaactggaaaaaatattattttcagacacattctctttttattcctatttataaacatcagtattcaCCTTTGCCCTGGTGTAATGATGACATACTGaggcccagttacactttatctatcaagaatgagTCACATTGTCACAATACTTTCCTGAGAAGaagtgaaaatgttttattcaaacttcatgggcaacagtgtataactaataacatttaataatgaataaataatagatAATAATGCATTTGTGGTACTGTAAATAGCATTTATAAATTCCCAGGTCACATTTTGTGTATCCAAAATCAGTAGTGACTAATACACTCCAATGACATGGATCATTTCATAACCTTGATTTAAACTCGGAGATATATTAAGGAAGCAACCTCATTTATAATATAGCcaagacaaaacacaaaacatttgaaatatacaatgaacatatcagaaataccaaaaagtaaaagtgacaaaaatgaattaaaaacaaagaagtctacttaaaaacaggagcagctggaggtaaaataagatgcaattatggatttaaattattgtcctaatgataaaagtgtggtAAGTTATAGATGGTTTTGCAGAGTGTTCCAGGTTGCAGGTGCACAGTAAGAAAAACTGGACTTTCCAACCTGCAGTGTGAGCTTTTCCTTTGAGCGTGTATGAGAGTGACTTGCATTAAAAGATACTAAAGAATGAATATAAGACAGCAAAAGACCTGtgagggatttaaaaacaaataaaatcctaTGTCTATTAAGCCTGTTAGATAGGGCCATTCAACTTTGGAATGCAGGTCGCAATAATGAGTGATGTAGCTGTCGTCTGTAATGAATCTCAGCTGAATGATAAACGGTGTCAAGTGGATGTAGGGTTGTAGCTGATGCATGCCGGTATGAAATGTCTCCATAAtctaaaactgacataaaagttggCTCAATAAGTTTCTTCTTGCAATGAAGAGGAAAGGAGGAtttatttctgtaaaaaaaaaaaaaagccagttttTCATCTTAGTTTAGTTACGAGATTAGATGTTTGAGAGTAATTTTGTCATCAATCCAAATTCTAAGATATTTGCATTAAGAGACTTTTTCAATAGTTGTACCATTACTAGTGGAGATAATTTGATTATTATTAGTGATATTTGTTGATTTAGTGAAAAAACGCATACATTTGGTTTTACCTGTGTTAAGAACCAGTCATTGGGCAGTGTAATATGTAAGTTTGCCTTTTATGACTTCATAAGGACAGGTCCAGACAAATTCCTTTATAAAAGCTTTGTGTACTAAACTGCACACATGACTGAGGTGTCATATGATTACATGTGTGTTGTGTTCTTACCCCTCCAGGGGCACGGCGTGTCGATGAGCTCGCCTGAAAGACCTTAGGAGGCTCATTTCCAACCTTAGAGTAAGTTGTGATTGACGAAGAGCTGAACGAGTGGGTGTTTGAGTCTGAAGGCATACtttcctgacacacacacagacagacataatGTATTTAattactaactaactaactactaATTTAATTAATAACTACAGCCTAAGTACCCTGAAATCTGAAAGACTGCTAGACAGAAAGAAGAGAACGGAAAATCATGATTTAAATATACTCACAAAGCTTCTGTGCATTTCATCCATCCTGTTTCTCATGTTTGCCATCATACCATCGAACATTCCAAAAGGGTTCCTCATCAAGTCCTGTATAAAgatgcatggaaaaaaaaaacaggggtcaCGATTGAGGGGTGGGCTTAAATACCACCCGGTCACAGCTCGTAAACAACTCCTTCATGTTTACCAGCATACATGCACAATATGCAACATGCCATATGTGTTTTGTATGTGCTCTATCTCACATACTGTTACTGGGACAAACACACATAACCACTTTACACATGTGATTTAGTGACATTTACAACAAGGTTAAAAACCAAGATCAGCATGCACATGGTTATCCTTACATTTACTTAATTCGGAGTGTTTCCTGCACTGAACTTACATTTCTGATAATCAGCTTCAAATTCCACCTCATTTTATGTGAATCATTGCATTGGCCTAAACTGTGAGCCACATTTCAGCTCTGGACTcagggaattttactttttcagacTGTGCTGCTTTATTCAAAACCTGACCTTGTCAACAACAATAAAAGACTCTTGAGAAGAGTCCCAGAGCTGTTGTTTTGGATTACATTGTTCAACTGTAGACGTGTAACTGTTCCTCTGATATTTCACTGTTAATTTTAGctgtgaaaatgatgtaaaatcacAATGGAAAAACCCGGTTCACCCCTGTGTGTGAAGGCTAATGTGGTAAAATAGGAAATGAGTCATGCATGTCATCAATCCTCATACAGCAAAAtcaaaagccaaaaaaataaGATGCAAACAACAATTTTTAaccaaaaacaactgaaaattgcATATTTGACAGAACCATTTAAGTGTTAAAATTGCAGCAAATACTATACATATACTGTACAAGGATTATTATACTGTTTAAAACTTAGAAATAAATGAATTGCCAACACTTTGCCTGTGTCTACATTACTGATTCGAGGAACTtagtttactttttatttttttagtgatagttaacaagactttgtggacagaaaaacaacaacaataacacataaacaaagggaaaatcaatcaatcaaacaaacaaaccaaaacaacaacaacaacagagtattgacaaacaacaacaacaacatcatgtCATACAGATTCGAGGAACTTAGTGATGGAAGCCAAAACGCATGCACTTGTTCAGTCTGAGTTCATATGAGAAACTTGTTATGGTTAAACAGTAGCAGATTTTACTGACCATGCTGTCAGTGCTGCCAAAGGGCATCAATGACTGGCTCATGTCCTGAAGATTGAAACATTATCAGTTTAGACTCATAAAATAGTGCTGTCTTTACACAGTATTCTCCACCCAACCACACTGACAACCACCAATCATCTGACATATTTAACAGTAACAGTTTGTTCAGACCAGTAGGCTGCTGGTTTGGTGCTAGTTTGTCTTACACTGTTCTCTAAGCCCTTGACACAGCTACACAGAGCCCCCCATGTGGCCTTAAGTAGAGCTCTTCAAGGCCATGAACCCTCTGGGAGAGAAGGCAACAACGAGTAACCGGCAAGAGGGCGAGTCTGTCCCCGTGTTATGTGGGCCAAAACCACAGGTGTTTATGACCCCGCTGCCCTGGATAAGCATCTCAACAACTatcactgtctgtgtgtgtgtattttctggggGTGTGATGTGCAGGGGTATTGTGCGTAATCAGTGGGGTGTTGAATGACTTGTGTTCCATGTGTAATTGGGTCGCATTGCCAGAGATTAGCGAGGGTTTAACACTGAAACCGATGCTTCATTCTAGGAAGGGTGCAAAGGGCTGAATGGACTGGCCAGGACAGGGATCTCACAGGGGTCGAAGAGTCCAAGGCTGCTCTCTCAGCTCTTTTCAAAGGTCAAGCTCATGTAAAACGCTCCTGACCAGTATATATGCAGCCTCATGGCCAATTTTATCCCAGTGTGGTATCTATGAACTAATAAATGCCAGTTAAATATCTGCAGGCATTATATTTAGACTGGGCTGGGTTGAGCAGAGGAGAGACTGAGGGTGGATGATAAGGAATCTAGACCCAGTGGTCTTTAACACATTATTTTAAGCAGTCCGGACTACTGCAGACTAATGTTCTCCTTTTTATCTCTATCTTATTCTGATAGTGAACCTGCTACTGTGTCCTTTGAAGAAGGCCGCCCTTGCTCTGAGGGGAGTTACTGTATAGTTATGCATAGGAGGGACATATACACATGATTCATGCTTAAAAAGACATATGCTGGTCAATCTAAAAGACTGCAGGGAAAGTGAGGCAGAGAAAGTGAGGCAGTGAGGTTCTGATGACATAATTCACCCAATTTTAAAACCAGCTTAGCTTAAATCTAAACCTTTCTTTTAAAATCTCTGTAAATGTCAACTAATTGAAAATTTAGTTTCTACCCTTGCCTAgattatatttaattttgatgcatCAG
Encoded proteins:
- the mlf1 gene encoding myeloid leukemia factor 1 isoform X2; the encoded protein is MFNSLRRDFDDDPFFSDPFSAHREHMRQMMRSFSEPFGVPFMPSLMDGSMTRHPSSSQALRDDHRDLMRNPFGMFDGMMANMRNRMDEMHRSFESMPSDSNTHSFSSSSITTYSKVGNEPPKVFQASSSTRRAPGGIKETRRALKDSESGVEKMSIGHHIQDRGHVVEKKFNNKTGEREFNQDFQNMDESEAQTFDQEWQQKVSTFKPSGSMSRLQEPKPRNVHQAALTGPEQTHREQRKPKAEGKTHVRIASSSKP
- the mlf1 gene encoding myeloid leukemia factor 1 isoform X3, which codes for MFNSLRRDFDDDPFFSDPFSAHREHMRQMMRSFSEPFGVPFMPSLMDGSMTRHPSSSQALRDDHRDMSQSLMPFGSTDSMDLMRNPFGMFDGMMANMRNRMDEMHRSFIKETRRALKDSESGVEKMSIGHHIQDRGHVVEKKFNNKTGEREFNQDFQNMDESEAQTFDQEWQQKVSTFKPSGSMSRLQEPKPRNVHQAALTGPEQTHREQRKPKAEGKTHVRIASSSKP
- the med29 gene encoding mediator of RNA polymerase II transcription subunit 29, with amino-acid sequence MASQQQQPPGGPMPQPGLQQSATLQQQQQQLSQQQDFDPVHRFKMLIPQLKESLQNLMKIASLNLAHNTAIDNGIKSSDATVQRFDKSLEEFYALCDQVELCLRLAYECLSQSIDSAKHSPNLVPTATKPDTVQTESMSYAQYLGMIKSQITCAKDIHNALLECSKKIAGKGQPQGMM
- the mlf1 gene encoding myeloid leukemia factor 1 isoform X1 translates to MFNSLRRDFDDDPFFSDPFSAHREHMRQMMRSFSEPFGVPFMPSLMDGSMTRHPSSSQALRDDHRDMSQSLMPFGSTDSMDLMRNPFGMFDGMMANMRNRMDEMHRSFESMPSDSNTHSFSSSSITTYSKVGNEPPKVFQASSSTRRAPGGIKETRRALKDSESGVEKMSIGHHIQDRGHVVEKKFNNKTGEREFNQDFQNMDESEAQTFDQEWQQKVSTFKPSGSMSRLQEPKPRNVHQAALTGPEQTHREQRKPKAEGKTHVRIASSSKP